The following DNA comes from Caldicoprobacter guelmensis.
GGGCTGAGGTGAATTCTGCAGGTAGGGTAGTCAGGGTACTGAGCGAGACGCCGCCTGAGGATGGGAATGACGTCGTTCTCACCCTGGATAGCCGCCTGCAGAAGGCGGTGGAGGATATCTTGGCCGAAGAGATACACAAGATGGCTGCGGGCTTGCCGCCATATGAAGGGGATAAATACGCTCCCTATGCCAATAGAGGTGCAGCTGTGATATTGGACGTGCATACAGGCGAAATTTTGGCAATGGCCAGCTATCCGGCTTTTGATTTGAATCTGTTTATCCCCTCTATATCTGCTAAGGAATACCAAAAAATTTTGAATGCACCGGGCAAGCCGTTGACGGCTGTTGCTTTTCAAGAAAGGTTTCCACTGGGTTCTGTCATTAAGATGATGGTTGGCATTGCTGGTTTGATGGAGGGGAAAGTCACTTTAAATGAGGAGATATATGATGCTTATCAGTACACAAAGTATGGGACTGGAGGACCGCGGTGTTGGACAAGGCCCGGTGTACATGGGCACGAGAACTTCGTGGATGCGTTGAAACATTCGTGTGACTATTATTTTTACGAGCTTGCTGATCGGCTAGGGATTTATAAATTGGTTGAGTGGGGAAGAGCGTTTGGGCTGGAAGGACATGCTGGTCTTGAAATCGGAGACGTGGAATCTTTTATAGGCGACCCCGAGAGAAGGATTGCCTTGCGTAGGCCTGCGATTATAGGGGGGATTAAGGCTTTAATGGGCAACAAAAATAAGCCGTATTATGATTTTTTTCAAAATGTTGACCAAGAGAAGAAGGACAAGTTGGCAGAGAGGCTGGCTGATTTGCCTGTTGAAGCCACATATAACGATGTAAGAAGGGTTATAAAGGAAGAGGTGGGAAATTTTAAGGGGTTTGAGAGTTTTTCGAGCGATGTATGGGGTGGGCCCATTTATGCTAAACGCTGGTTGCCTTATGATACTGTACGAACTGGTATAGGTCAAACTGATGTGAATGTTACACCTTTGGCTGTGGCGCGGTATATAGCGGCTATAGCCAATGGCGGCAAGGTAATGGAGACGCACGTGTTAAAGAAGGTGGTGTCTCCTAAAGGTGAGATTTTAAATGAGATGCGGCCGGTAGTGGTAAATGACCTTAACATAAAACCGGAATATCTAGAGGCAGCTAGGCTGGGTATGTATAAAGTGGTAAACGACAAGTCTACAGCAGGGGGAGGAGCCGGTACTGCGGTGGGCGCCTTTGCAGGTTTAGACCCGGCTATTACCGTGGCAGGCAAGACCGGTACTGCCCAGACAAAGATAATTCCTGGCGCTGATAAGGACGAAAAGAAGAGGGAGGAACAGCAAAAGTATAATGTCGCTTGGTTTGGCGCTTTTACACCCTATGAAAATCCCGAAATTGCCATAGTTGTCATGATTCCCAATGGACGTACTTCAAGCAATGCGGCAATAGTGGCAAGACGTGTAATTGAGGAGTATTACAGATTGAAAAACACGCAGAGGCAGTTTGATGCAGTGGATCAGGTAAACCAGCTTAAGCAGTGAATAATTTTTGTACTATTTGCAGGAATTTTGATTTGTTTGACGAATATTGGAGGATGTAACATTCAAATTTATGGGGGAACGCGGAAGATGAACCAGAGTTTGGTGGTATTCAAAGGAGTAAAAGGTGGTTTAAAGGTCTATATTAACGGTGATGGTGATATAGAACAGATTGTAGAAGACCTTGAGAAGAAGATAAAAGGGAGCAGGCAATTTTTTGGCAATTCCCAGATCAATTTGATATTCACTGGTAAGAGGTTAACGCTACAGGAGCAGCAGAATATTGTCGATTTAATTTCCCGGGAAATCGAAGTGGGGAGTATTACGTTTGAAATGACGAATCCTGACATCCCTGCTGCCGATTATTTTGAATTCTTTGACGGAATAGACGAAGGCATGACGCGCTTTGTAAGAGGGACGGTAAGGAATGGACAAAGGATATACTATGAGGGCAATGTGGTGGTGATCGGGGATGTCAATCCGGGAGGCGAGATAATTGCCGGTGGCAATATATTGGTGATGGGGACGTTGAGAGGAGTGGCGCATGCTGGCGCTACCGGCAATCACAATGCCGTGGTGGTGGCTTTCAGCTTGCAGCCCACCCAGCTGAGGATTGGTGGGATAATTGCCAGGCCTCCCGAAGATGAAAGTGTGAAACCTTCTTATCCTGAAATAGCGTATGTCAAAGACAATATTCTAGTAATAGAGCCTTATTTACCCGGCAAAGGGAAATAGTGTATAATGGAAGCGAAGGTTATGGTTTGTTTCAGCTTAAAATTGTGGGATAAAAAGAGCAAACATCGTGCGTATGGACAAAGATATATAGGGGGAGTGGACACATATGGGAGAGGTAATAGTAATAACTTCTGGGAAGGGAGGGGTGGGTAAGACCACCACAACGGCCAATATAGGTGCGGCTCTGGCTTTATCTGGCAAAAAGGTAGTGTTGGTGGATGCTGATATAGGCCTTAGAAACCTGGATGTGGTCATGGGCTTGGAAAACAGGATTGTTTATGATTTAGTGGATGTGGTGGAAAAAGTTTGCAGGTTGAAACAGGCCCTCATAAAGGACAAACGCTTTGAGGGGCTTTACTTGTTGCCGGCGGCCCAGACCAAGGATAAGACGGCTGTATCGCCTCAGCAGATGCAGGAGCTGTGTCAGCAGTTAAAAGAGGAGTTTGAGTATGTCCTTATCGATTGTCCTGCCGGTATTGAGCAGGGATTTAAAAACGCTATAGCTGGTGCTGATAGCGCAATAGTGGTTACTGTTCCTGAAGTGTCGGCAGTTAGGGATGCTGACCGCATAATAGGGTTACTTGCTGCTAATGAGCTCATGGATCCCAAGCTTATAATAAATCGGATAAGGATAGATATGGTAAAACGAGGGGACATGATGAATATTGATGATACTCTAGATATCCTAGGTATAGACCTGCTTGGGGTGGTACCTGACGATGAAAG
Coding sequences within:
- a CDS encoding penicillin-binding transpeptidase domain-containing protein; the protein is MLKWFKNRFFLFGLICTLGFTTLLFRLAYLTVELGETYYALSMERKSVEIPLKGSRGNILDRNGIPMATNKQMFVVELDKQRMPTGDKQLNDLIYRVISIIKQNGDATSLMDNIPIKIDENGRFYYAWENKSPDSQKKDFERWKSEAGIRVDLPADEMLQHLRERFKLAEELPDDIARDMVSVRLDIYMNRYRPNPIRIATGVSQKTVAQLETYANELPGLQISVEMGRYYPMGDVAAHIIGYVGRISSEDIEEYRNKGIDLRAAGYDLSVDRIGKMGIEKYAEQWLTACTKDKRGMLWAEVNSAGRVVRVLSETPPEDGNDVVLTLDSRLQKAVEDILAEEIHKMAAGLPPYEGDKYAPYANRGAAVILDVHTGEILAMASYPAFDLNLFIPSISAKEYQKILNAPGKPLTAVAFQERFPLGSVIKMMVGIAGLMEGKVTLNEEIYDAYQYTKYGTGGPRCWTRPGVHGHENFVDALKHSCDYYFYELADRLGIYKLVEWGRAFGLEGHAGLEIGDVESFIGDPERRIALRRPAIIGGIKALMGNKNKPYYDFFQNVDQEKKDKLAERLADLPVEATYNDVRRVIKEEVGNFKGFESFSSDVWGGPIYAKRWLPYDTVRTGIGQTDVNVTPLAVARYIAAIANGGKVMETHVLKKVVSPKGEILNEMRPVVVNDLNIKPEYLEAARLGMYKVVNDKSTAGGGAGTAVGAFAGLDPAITVAGKTGTAQTKIIPGADKDEKKREEQQKYNVAWFGAFTPYENPEIAIVVMIPNGRTSSNAAIVARRVIEEYYRLKNTQRQFDAVDQVNQLKQ
- the minC gene encoding septum site-determining protein MinC → MNQSLVVFKGVKGGLKVYINGDGDIEQIVEDLEKKIKGSRQFFGNSQINLIFTGKRLTLQEQQNIVDLISREIEVGSITFEMTNPDIPAADYFEFFDGIDEGMTRFVRGTVRNGQRIYYEGNVVVIGDVNPGGEIIAGGNILVMGTLRGVAHAGATGNHNAVVVAFSLQPTQLRIGGIIARPPEDESVKPSYPEIAYVKDNILVIEPYLPGKGK
- the minD gene encoding septum site-determining protein MinD, with the translated sequence MGEVIVITSGKGGVGKTTTTANIGAALALSGKKVVLVDADIGLRNLDVVMGLENRIVYDLVDVVEKVCRLKQALIKDKRFEGLYLLPAAQTKDKTAVSPQQMQELCQQLKEEFEYVLIDCPAGIEQGFKNAIAGADSAIVVTVPEVSAVRDADRIIGLLAANELMDPKLIINRIRIDMVKRGDMMNIDDTLDILGIDLLGVVPDDERVVISTNKGEPAVLDEGSLAGQAYRNIARRLMGENVPIMDLEMGEGFLAKVKRWFSAGKKRSY